The stretch of DNA AATCTTAGATAATTCAGCAGGGAAAGAAAAATGAGAAGTATCTCACTTAACATTCACTAATTTCTTAAAAAAAGTCAGCTGTCTTTTCATACACGTCTGTCACAATAAGGATTGTAAGATCGTTTCACACTACATTTTAGGAGGAATTCGGTTATGAGAAAGAAATTAATCATTCCAGCATTGGCTTTAACTTTAGTGGGAGGAGCAGTCGTAGGTACAAGCCATATGATGCCTGCGTTTGCCAAAGACAATACAAGTAACACCAATCAAGAGGAACATCAAGATAAAGAGAACAGTGCACAATTGCAAAAAATCGCAAAAATTTCTAGTAAAGAAGCAGAAGCCATTGCCTTAAAAGAAGTTCCCGGAACAGTGAAAGAGTCTGAGCTGGAAGAAGAAGATGGTGTCCTTGTTTATGGATTTGAAGTGCAAACAACTTCAGGTGATGTAAAAGACGTCAAAGTAAATGCAAAAAATGGTGATATTTTCAAAGTTGAAAATGAAGACAACGATGAAGGAGACGGTGAAGAAAATGACGACAACATCAAAAATCTTCAAAAAAGAGCTTCATTATCAAGTAAAGAAGCAGAAGCTATTGCTTTAAAAGAAGTTCCAGGTACAGTAAAAGATTCTGAACTAGAAGACGAAGATGGCGTCGTTGTGTATGACGTTGAAGTTAAAAAGTCTGAAGGGATTATCAAGGGTGTCAAAGTAGATGCGTCTTCAGGCAAAATCATTAAAGTTGCTGACGAAGAAGAAGATAATGATGATGAAGTCGAGAATGACTAACATCAAAAATAAATCTATAAATAGTTCAAAGGAATAGATGAGTTTATTTCATCTATTCCTTTTTTCTTGCCAATTGTTATTAGTGATTTTAATTTATTCAGGTACGATTTAGAAAAAAGAGGGTCGTTGTGATTAAACAAAAGGATTTACAAAGGAGCACGAAACAGGTTAGTTGCGATGAACCACTTAAATTAGCATATAAAAAAGATGATGTTTATGGTCTTTTAGGAATAAATGGGCAGATGAGACCACGACCCTTTACAAGTTAATTGGTTATTTAAGCCTTCAAATGGCGAAGTTAAGTGTTAAGTGAAAATAGATTGATGTCGAACAAAATTGTAAGGCTCACTGTTGTTCGATTACATAGACATTACCTGATTTCTTGGAGGGTTCATATTGAAGAAAATATTGTTAATTGAAGACGAAGATAGTATCTCTGAATTTTTAGAGTTAGAACTCAAACA from Paenisporosarcina sp. FSL H8-0542 encodes:
- a CDS encoding PepSY domain-containing protein gives rise to the protein MRKKLIIPALALTLVGGAVVGTSHMMPAFAKDNTSNTNQEEHQDKENSAQLQKIAKISSKEAEAIALKEVPGTVKESELEEEDGVLVYGFEVQTTSGDVKDVKVNAKNGDIFKVENEDNDEGDGEENDDNIKNLQKRASLSSKEAEAIALKEVPGTVKDSELEDEDGVVVYDVEVKKSEGIIKGVKVDASSGKIIKVADEEEDNDDEVEND